The following proteins are co-located in the Solea solea chromosome 21, fSolSol10.1, whole genome shotgun sequence genome:
- the dclre1a gene encoding DNA cross-link repair 1A protein, giving the protein MSLKDDTENDIWEYKSLGKRKKTPEQLPGVRTVSKRRCTLRKACRRDTVVSVETFERTEKGTKVEESTLVKDGHSNSEKFTLPIESSASCEEAVHTVSGAAEGLSSVDFCPMCQVPLSALVVQSQRWHVAECVDIPRDKCTECPDGLQCSSTIPNHYKNFNHTLLAHSRANGDAALLSLSQQAENNGESSFSHLPGLIKNEVDDLVLDNSQDRAVSPSVLSPHNSNNTRTPPSKLTNGLLLLRSPGPEDLKKKKGWSSSTKRNKPVRASQESKTEPEEVSGGQGCDGSSKCEPHPENDDFISYSPLSELPPQAEDSKSECRKQLFNGGAYEFDDNDNDNDNDKSVILLSDGFSSEDELLTEFIDNFETNKEDLSSSNIQLEPVPSLAPTDQPAAAERRAGSTQNEAASAVSPCKTSIQSPQSIVLERLRENLLSSDSLDLRNLNETIQLEQPHTNSHQVPAAQTSTPQKSQTMTPQKGQSKAAQASGLKQTDIGVFFGLKPLKVKEKGAESGPNELNPVSTPMRRENSGHRRPRRDGQRKSRADTTTNTSQGTATVGSSNAVSTRGGARSGWSSGWRSRRNRVDANGEVQLPRCPFYKKIPGTKFVIDAFQYGEIEGIAAYFLTHFHSDHYGGLTKNSTLPIYCNKITGNLVKSKLKVAEQYVHVLPMNTQVTVEGVSVILLEANHCPGAAMLLFFLPDGQTVLHTGDFRADPSMETYPELLSCRVQTLYLDTTYCSPEYTFPRQQEVVNFAANTAFELVTLNPRTLVVCGSYSVGKEKVFLALADVLGSKVCLSRDKYNTMCCLESEEIKQRITTDWKAAQVHVLPMMQISFNKLQQHLARFTTQYDQLVAFKPTGWTFSQQVESVEDIEPAISGNISIYGVPYSEHSGFLELKRFVQWVQPLKIIPTVNNGSWSSRKAMEKCFSEWLKETKSKR; this is encoded by the exons ATGTCACTAAAGGACGACactgaaaatgacatttggGAATATAAATCTCTCggaaagagaaagaagacacCGGAACAGCTGCCTGGTGTTAGAACTGTTAGTAAAAGAAGATGCACCCTCAGAAAAGCCTGCAGGAGAGACACTGTTGTCTCTGTCGAGACATTTGAACGGACTGAAAAAGGGACGAAAGTTGAAGAAAGTACTTTGGTTAAAGATGGACACAGCAACTCAGAGAAATTCACTCTTCCTATAGAGTCATCAGCTTCCTGTGAGGAGGCAGTCCACACAGTCAGTGGTGCTGCAGAGGGACTGTCCTCTGTAGACTTCTGTCCCATGTGTCAGGTTCCCCTTTCAGCCTTGGTGGTGCAGAGTCAGAGATGGCATGTTGCTGAATGTGTTGACATCCCCAGGGACAAATGCACAG aATGTCCAGATGGCCTACAGTGTTCTtctaccattccaaaccattaCAAGAATTTTAACCACACGCTCCTTGCCCACAGCAGAGCAAATGGTGACGCAGCCCTCCTCAGTCTGTCTCAGCAGGCTGAGAACAATGGAGAGTCGAGCTTTAGTCATCTGCCTGGATTGATAAAAAATGAGGTGGATGACTTAGTGTTAGATAATTCACAGGACAGGGCTGTCAGTCCTTCTGTCTTATCCCCTCATAACAGCAATAACACCAGAACACCTCCGTCTAAACTCACAAATGGACTTCTGTTGCTGCGCTCTCCTGGCCCGGaggatttaaagaaaaagaaaggctGGTCGTCCTCTACTAAACGCAACAAGCCTGTCAGAGCATCCCAAGAAAGTAAAACAGAGCCAGAGGAAGTCAGTGGAGGACAAGGTTGTGATGGTTCTTCAAAATGTGAGCCTCAtcctgaaaatgatgatttcATATCATACTCACCTCTTTCTGAGTTACCTCCACAAGCTGAAGATAGTAAGAGTGAGTGTAGGAAACAACTTTTTAATGGTGGTGCATATGAAtttgatgataatgataatgataatgataatgataagtCAGTGATACTGCTTAGTGATGGCTTTTCAAGTGAAGATGAGCTGCTAACTGAATTTATAGATAATTTCGAAACCAATAAAGAGGACCTGTCATCCTCCAACATCCAGCTGGAGCCAGTTCCCTCATTAGCACCCACTGATCAGCCAGCTGCTGCTGAACGCAGAGCAGGTTCCACTCAGAATGAAGCTGCCAGTGCAGTTAGTCCATGTAAAACTAGCATTCAGTCTCCACAAAGTATTGTTTTAGAGCGCCTGAGAGAAAATCTCCTCAGCTCTGATAGCCTGGATTTAAGAAACTTGAACGAGACCATTCAGTTAGAGCAGCCTCACACAAATTCTCATCAAGTACCTGCAGCTCAAACCTCAACTCCCCAAAAATCTCAAACTATGACACCACAGAAGGGCCAAAGCAAAGCCGCTCAGGCttctggtctgaagcagacaGACATTGGAGTGTTTTTTGGCCTCAAACCCCTGAAAGTGAAGGAGAAAGGGGCTGAGAGTGGACCAAATGAGCTAAACCCTGTTTCAACTCCAATGCGCCGTGAGAACTCAGGACACAGACGACCAAGGAGAGACGGCCAGAGGAAAAGTAGGGCTGACACAACCACAAATACCTCACAGGGAACAGCGACTGTAGGAAGCAGCAATGCAGTAAGCACTCGGGGAGGAGCAAGGAGTGGTTGGAGCAGTGGATGGAGAAGTAGAAGGAACAGGGTGGACGCTAATGGGGAAGTTCAGTTACCACGTTGTCCTTTCTACAAGAAGATCCCAG GGACAAAGTTTGTAATAGATGCTTTTCAGTACGGAGAGATTGAGGGCATCGCTGCCTACTTCCTCACACATTTCCACTCGGACCACTACGGAGGGTTGACCAAGAACTCCACCCTTCCAATCTACTGTAACAAA ATTACAGGCAACCTGGTGAAAAGCAAACTGAAGGTGGCCGAGCAGTATGTCCACGTCCTCCCCATGAACACACAGGTGACTGTGGAAGGAGTCAGCGTCATCCTCCTGGAGGCCAACCA TTGTCCAGGAGCTGCCATGCTGCTGTTCTTCCTGCCTGATGgacagactgtcctccacacCGGCGACTTCAGAGCGGATCCATCGATGGAAACTTACCCCGAGTTACTCAGCTGCAGGGTGCAGACGCTCTACCTGGACACCAC CTACTGCAGTCCCGAGTACACCTTCCCACGACAACAAGAGGTCGTCAACTTTGCAGCGAACACTGCCTTTGAGCTGGTGACGCTCAACCCACGGACACTCGTGGTATGTGGTTCCTACTCTGTGGGGAAAGAGAAGGTGTTTTTGG CACTGGCAGACGTCCTGGGCTCTAAAGTGTGCCTCTCGAGagacaaatacaacacaatgtGTTGTCTGGAGTCGGAGGAAATCAAACAGCGCATCACCACCGACTGGAAGGCGGCCCAAGTCCACGTGCTGCCCATGATGCAGATCTCCTTCAAT aaacTGCAGCAACACCTGGCTCGGTTTACAACACAGTATGATCAGCTGGTGGCCTTCAAACCCACAGGCTGGACCTTCAGCCAGCAGGTGGAGTCAGTGGAAGATATCGAGCCTGCGATCAGTGGCAACATCTCCATTTACG GAGTCCCGTACAGCGAACACAGCGGCTTCCTGGAGTTGAAGCGCTTTGTCCAGTGGGTGCAGCCGCTCAAGATCATCCCCACAGTGAACAATGGCAGCTGGTCGAGCAGGAAGGCTATGGAGAAGTGCTTTAGCGAGTGGCTCAAGGAAACTAAATCTAAACGGTAG